A single Nocardioides bizhenqiangii DNA region contains:
- a CDS encoding glycosyltransferase family 2 protein: MRIVAVVVTYNRLPLLQRLVDRLREVDRLTDVLVVDNASTDGTGEWLADADVEHRTLDRNRGGAGGFHEGLRCAGEEYDADLVWLMDDDGLPERDCLERLLAETDLDFWGPLVVDEQDADRLVFPIRIPGGTRVVHDVASARGAAVGGRLGGIVIPFNGVLVTRALVERIGYPRAEFFIWGDDHEYRLRAEAAGARIATVVGAVVRHPSVGDLGTPMMFGRTTYNHTPSDLKHYCMARNNTLNLRAYRGWGHVLLFWVKTVWFYLVTKPQPSRILMSARAAYAGLRGDFSGHERYLS; encoded by the coding sequence GTGCGGATCGTGGCGGTGGTGGTGACCTACAACCGCCTGCCACTGCTGCAGCGGCTGGTCGACCGCCTCCGCGAGGTCGACCGGCTCACCGACGTCCTCGTCGTGGACAACGCCTCGACCGACGGCACGGGGGAGTGGCTGGCGGACGCCGACGTCGAGCACCGCACGCTCGACCGCAACCGGGGCGGCGCCGGCGGCTTCCACGAGGGGCTGCGGTGCGCGGGCGAGGAGTACGACGCCGACCTGGTCTGGCTGATGGACGACGACGGGCTGCCGGAGCGCGACTGCCTCGAGCGGCTGCTGGCGGAGACCGACCTCGACTTCTGGGGACCGCTCGTCGTCGACGAGCAGGACGCCGACCGCCTGGTCTTCCCGATCCGGATCCCGGGCGGCACCCGGGTCGTGCACGACGTCGCCTCCGCACGGGGGGCTGCCGTCGGGGGGCGCCTCGGCGGCATCGTCATCCCGTTCAACGGGGTGCTGGTCACCCGCGCGCTCGTCGAGCGGATCGGCTATCCCCGGGCGGAGTTCTTCATCTGGGGCGACGACCACGAGTACCGGCTCCGCGCCGAGGCCGCCGGCGCCCGGATCGCGACCGTGGTCGGCGCCGTCGTCCGCCATCCGTCCGTGGGCGACCTCGGGACGCCGATGATGTTCGGCCGGACGACGTACAACCACACCCCGAGCGACCTCAAGCACTACTGCATGGCCCGCAACAACACGCTCAACCTCCGCGCCTACCGCGGTTGGGGGCACGTGCTGCTGTTCTGGGTGAAGACGGTGTGGTTCTACCTCGTCACCAAGCCGCAGCCGAGCCGGATCCTGATGAGCGCGCGGGCGGCGTACGCCGGTCTCCGCGGGGACTTCTCCGGTCACGAGAGGTACCTGTCATGA
- a CDS encoding inositol monophosphatase family protein, with translation MDTDAVLSLMREVAEQVINPRFRALLDHQVSEKNPGDLVTVADHESEVLLTKALSNAYPDAVVLGEEAFALDPTLLDRYNGAEHAFTVDPVDGTKNFVHGSPDHAVMIGELRSGEVVRGWIWQPQHDAAYVAERGAGAYFNGERLTMAGPGLDGEPPPPYRTARRAWVGRELPGLGVLELTWACCGVDYPRLIAGDARAIVYNHSKPWDHLPGSLLVQESGGWIGSKEGGPFAPQGLGGGLVSAPDRATYDAVVAALAA, from the coding sequence GTGGACACCGACGCCGTGCTCAGCCTCATGCGGGAGGTAGCCGAGCAGGTGATCAACCCCCGCTTCCGGGCGCTCCTGGACCACCAGGTCTCAGAGAAGAACCCCGGCGACCTGGTGACCGTTGCCGACCACGAGTCCGAGGTGCTCCTCACGAAGGCGCTCTCCAACGCCTATCCGGACGCGGTCGTGCTGGGCGAGGAGGCGTTCGCCCTCGACCCGACGCTGCTCGACCGCTACAACGGGGCCGAGCACGCGTTCACCGTCGATCCCGTCGACGGGACGAAGAACTTCGTGCACGGCTCTCCCGACCACGCCGTGATGATCGGCGAGCTGCGGTCGGGCGAGGTGGTCCGCGGGTGGATCTGGCAGCCGCAGCACGACGCGGCGTACGTCGCCGAGCGCGGTGCGGGCGCCTACTTCAACGGCGAGCGACTCACGATGGCCGGCCCGGGGCTCGACGGCGAGCCGCCGCCGCCGTACCGCACCGCGCGGCGGGCGTGGGTCGGCCGCGAGCTCCCCGGCCTCGGGGTGCTCGAGCTCACCTGGGCGTGCTGCGGCGTCGACTACCCGCGACTGATCGCGGGCGATGCCCGGGCGATCGTCTACAACCACAGCAAGCCGTGGGACCACCTGCCCGGTTCGCTGCTCGTCCAGGAGTCGGGCGGCTGGATCGGCAGCAAGGAGGGCGGCCCGTTCGCCCCCCAGGGCCTCGGCGGCGGCCTCGTCTCCGCTCCCGACCGGGCGACGTACGACGCCGTGGTCGCCGCCCTCGCCGCCTGA
- a CDS encoding glycosyltransferase family 2 protein — MTERVAVVVVTFNRADLLERMLGGLHAMERRPDCVIVVDNASTDHTRAVLERAANPDLVAIHATDNLGGAGGFHLGLKAAYDRGFDAMWLMDDDVVPAPDCLTRLLEVDNSCLTAVREDLTGALVEKAAVRFDLRNPLSIRPKKASIDSTYTDRASMPATVQVANVSFEGFLVRREVIDAIGLPDPSYFIFYDDVDFAIRARRAGFEILAVRDAVLVRQLAFDQQHDLAGWKGYYMYRNLFAVHFRYGENLLVRLKPWLIALGVVLLSPVRGGRAEARNVSRALRDARGMRTLPGPPG, encoded by the coding sequence ATGACGGAGCGGGTGGCGGTCGTCGTCGTGACCTTCAACCGTGCCGACCTCCTCGAGCGGATGCTGGGCGGTCTGCATGCGATGGAGCGGCGCCCCGACTGCGTGATCGTCGTCGACAACGCCAGCACCGACCACACCCGGGCGGTGCTCGAGCGGGCCGCGAACCCCGACCTGGTGGCCATCCACGCCACCGACAACCTCGGCGGGGCGGGCGGCTTCCACCTCGGCCTCAAGGCCGCCTACGACCGGGGCTTCGACGCCATGTGGCTGATGGACGACGACGTCGTCCCCGCCCCGGACTGCCTGACCCGGCTGCTCGAGGTCGACAACAGCTGCCTGACCGCGGTGCGGGAGGACCTCACCGGCGCCCTCGTCGAGAAGGCCGCGGTCCGGTTCGACCTTCGCAACCCGCTCTCGATCCGCCCGAAGAAGGCAAGCATCGACTCCACCTACACCGACCGCGCGAGCATGCCGGCGACGGTCCAGGTCGCCAACGTCTCGTTCGAGGGCTTCCTCGTCCGCCGCGAGGTGATCGACGCGATCGGCCTGCCCGACCCGTCGTACTTCATCTTCTACGACGACGTGGACTTCGCGATCCGCGCGCGACGCGCCGGCTTCGAGATCCTCGCCGTCCGTGACGCGGTGCTGGTGCGGCAGCTCGCCTTCGACCAGCAGCACGACCTGGCCGGCTGGAAGGGCTACTACATGTACCGCAACCTGTTCGCGGTCCACTTCCGGTACGGCGAGAACCTGCTGGTCCGGCTCAAGCCGTGGCTGATCGCGCTCGGCGTGGTGCTGCTCAGTCCGGTGCGGGGTGGTCGGGCAGAGGCGCGGAACGTGTCGCGAGCGCTTCGGGATGCACGGGGGATGCGGACTCTTCCGGGTCCGCCGGGTTGA